A single genomic interval of Deinococcus ruber harbors:
- a CDS encoding glycosyltransferase family 4 protein, whose protein sequence is MKIALLHNRYLQRGGEDVVVDAERNLLTTRHEVLFYETDSRNLPKNRLKTAALTIYNPYEEKALTGWLREQRPDVLHVHNTFPLLSPQIYWSAALAEVPLVQTLHNYRTVCMNGLLFRDGHPCMECVGRSSLPGILHACYRESRTASAVVAGMIEVHRLEGSYQQVNRYLALTEEARQTFIEGGLPSERITVKPNFTADHGIGKGDGGYALFVGRISSEKGVETLLKAWHILRGQFQLKIVGDGPEMPRLQQQSINGVEWLGRKSPTEVAHLMRGAAFLILPSECFEGMPMTVLEAFSAATPVIASYIGSLKELVTHEVNGRHFSVGDPVSLSQQVQSLLDQPSKLQSLRNNARAEYERNYTPEIGLTNLERIYQETISIHRTRHD, encoded by the coding sequence ATGAAGATTGCTCTTTTGCACAACCGTTATTTGCAACGCGGAGGAGAGGATGTCGTCGTAGATGCTGAGCGTAATCTTTTGACTACACGTCACGAAGTTCTGTTTTATGAAACAGACAGCCGCAATCTCCCGAAGAACCGCCTGAAAACAGCGGCACTTACTATCTATAACCCCTATGAAGAAAAGGCTCTTACCGGCTGGCTTCGAGAACAGCGTCCCGACGTCCTTCATGTTCACAACACATTTCCCCTTCTTTCCCCGCAGATTTACTGGTCGGCTGCTTTGGCAGAGGTTCCTCTCGTTCAGACACTTCACAACTACAGGACTGTTTGCATGAATGGTCTTTTGTTCCGCGACGGTCACCCGTGTATGGAATGCGTGGGGCGTTCTTCTCTTCCTGGAATACTCCACGCCTGTTACCGAGAAAGCCGGACGGCATCCGCCGTAGTGGCAGGAATGATTGAGGTGCATAGATTGGAAGGCAGTTACCAGCAAGTTAATCGGTATCTTGCACTGACAGAAGAAGCGCGGCAAACTTTTATCGAGGGTGGACTGCCATCTGAACGGATCACAGTAAAACCTAACTTCACGGCTGACCATGGTATAGGGAAGGGAGACGGTGGCTACGCACTTTTTGTAGGACGTATTTCATCTGAAAAAGGTGTGGAGACCCTTCTCAAGGCTTGGCATATTCTTCGTGGGCAATTTCAGCTGAAAATCGTAGGTGATGGACCTGAGATGCCTCGCCTACAACAACAATCTATAAATGGGGTGGAGTGGTTGGGGCGAAAATCCCCCACAGAAGTGGCTCATCTTATGCGGGGCGCAGCGTTTCTCATATTACCATCTGAATGCTTTGAGGGAATGCCTATGACTGTTTTGGAAGCTTTTTCCGCAGCTACCCCTGTTATTGCATCGTACATCGGATCTCTTAAAGAACTGGTGACGCATGAGGTCAATGGACGCCATTTTTCGGTAGGTGACCCTGTTTCTCTATCTCAACAAGTCCAGAGCTTATTAGATCAACCCTCGAAATTACAGTCTTTACGTAATAATGCACGCGCAGAGTATGAAAGAAACTACACACCTGAGATAGGTTTGACAAACCTGGAACGCATTTATCAGGAGACTATTTCGATTCACAGAACCCGACACGACTAA